The window TGCTGAAAGCCAATCCTCCTCACGAAAATGACTACCCTATAATAGACCAGTTAAAACGCATTGGCATTGAGCCGGGTAAAGATTTTTCATTCGATACCGCTCCGAAGGATGTTCAAGATGCACTTAATGCAGCCCCTTTAGTTGCTCTTAAGCAGATAAAGGAAGTATTTTTAAACTCCGGCATAAAGGCTAACGGATGGCGTACAAATCTGACTGCGATAGGTACCTATGGTACGGATTACTTGCATAGGGCCGGTGTCGCCTATGCAGGGCTTGGCGCTAATGTTATCCAAGATGCTGTCTATCCGACGGCTTTTTCTGATTCAAATGGTGAGCCGTTTAATAGCGACCGCCAGTATGTACTTCATTTCGACAAAGCCCAAATTCCCCCAGTGCGGGGCTTTTGGTCATTGACCATGTACGACCAGCGTCAGCTTTTTACTCCTAATCCTATAGACCGGTATGCCATAGGAGATCGGGACAATCTCATCTTTAATCCCGACGGCTCACTGGATCTTTATATTCAACGAGAGTCACCAGGAAAAGATAAAGAATCAAACTGGTTGCCGGCGCCTTCGAGTGGGCCATTCACAATGAATCTAAGACTCTATTGGCCCAAGTCCAATGCATTAGATGGTTCTTGGGTGCCTCCTCCAGTGAAGCGCTTGGGTTGATAAGGAGTAAAAAGGACCTTGTTGCATAAATGCCCTGTCGGGAATTTATGCAACAAGGTCCTTCCTTATGCTTTTTTCTTTTTTTAGTCTTTCTTTATTTTTTATTTGTATGAATTAATGTGTATTTATTTATTTGATTTTCAAATTTATATTTAAAACTGTAATAATAATATTAAGAAGTTTACTTGCTCATAAAAACTACAACTGAGTTTTTCATATGGCGACTAAAACAAAAGATCAGACTAAAGAGTTAACGTTAGTAGATGCAATAGAAACTCTTTCTAGTATTGCGGAGTTGGGAGCGGATAAAAAAACAGGGGTTGTTGAAGAGCAGCAGCTAAAAATTAAAGAGAAGAAGATTTCTTATCATTCAGTCAGATGGCTGCATCATAGCGACGGAGAAAGTACGCTAGCGGTGATAAAAGATATATTCCGCGTCATTTTACAATATCTCATCGGTTTCTACGAAAAAGGCTATAATGAGGTCAATGACAAGCAGACGGCAGAAGAAATTAGGACTATTATGGTCTTAGTGGGGGAAGCTGCAAAAAATTTAGATAAATATGGAAACTTGTTTACTCTGTCGCATCAGCCTATCAGTGTAATGGAATTACAAGAGTACCAACAGCTGCAAGCTTACTATTTAACTAAAGTCGCACCAAAAATTGACGACGGCCATATGGGCAAGTGGATACTTGCATTATCAAAAGGGCCTTTAGCGGCAAAAGCGCATTTAAAGCTTAAACATTCTGCTAATGATACAACCAAGCATGTGTTTGTTGATTTACATTCTGTAAAGAGAGACTCTGAATATGAGTTATTTTTCATCCGTAAAGAGGATGGTTCCCGTTTTTTCAATCCTAGGCTAATTAGAAATTTGAAATTGGTAAGTGATTTGGGGCATTTTTTCCGGAGTCAAGAAAAACGTCACACTTTACCGCGCTTAGATATCTGGCTGGACAAATACATCCAGGCAACAGCTGCTTCCATGATAAACTCGCTCAAAAATAAGCTGGATATGTTTTTTAGGGAGGCTGTGCGCAATAAAGGTAAGCCATTAGTAGAGGATTTGACAAAAACTTCGATGGCATTGCTCCTTAGCGCTAGTCCCAAACATTTACTGAGTGAACATCCTTCGAAAAGTTGCCTTGCATATTTTAAAGATTTCCAACGTTTTCTTAGAGAAATACTTCACTCTAAAGAGTACCAGAAACTACTAGTTTCCTCCACAATCGGGAACAATAAAATAGGCGGACTTATTCGCGAAACGACATTGGGATTATGTAGAGGTCTTTATATCCATGCAAAAGGCCTGTCTATCTTGCAAACGCTCACCAATGATCTTATTCATAAAGGTAAGAAAGGATCCAAAAGTCAGGATCGTCTAGTGGAATTGATGGAATCTTATGAAGAGCTGCAGCATCTGATACAAGTGCATGCGCATGGGCCGCTCAATAAAATGCTGGATATGCTGCTTGATGGTGAAAACGATGAATTTGATCCGATGGGGCAATTGAATTTACCTTCACCGCTATATGCAGCTTATTTTAATGATAAGAGATTACTCTATATCCGCATGCCAAGTCCTACGCACCAAGAGTATGTTCATAAAGCATTTGTGAATGAAGAGTTTAAAAACTATCTTACCTCTTGCGAGACGGGCAGCGGCATCAAGAAACATCTGTTAATCGTGCTGCAGGATAAAACAACTTGGAAGGAAGCTGCTCGCTGTCAAGCTATTGAGGGGTTGTTGCATCACAAAGACTTTTCAAACCACCTTGAAGTTTGCACTTTCACTTATGATACAGATCTCTACCGGCAGACAGATCATTATCAGGATGAAAATGAGGCAGAGAGCTTTAAGAAAATACTTTTAGAGCATATGAAAGATGATCATTCAGGTTTCTTTTTTCCCCCGCATCTGCAAAGGCCGCTCTATTCAGAGTTTTTACCGCAATGTATTGAGGCAGTCCACAGTCTTTTCTTCGAAAAGGCCACCCTTTTGACAAGGGAAGAAAGACATGCTTTTATTGATTTGACCTATGTTCTTACTACTTTGAAGATAGTAGAGCTGTCTCAGGCAGATGCTTTGAGTTTTTGTTGCAAAGATGGAATTGATACGGGAGCCGCATTTTCTGGACTTTTGTTTGCACTTTTTCAATGGGTCTCGCCTAATTATAAAGATGTTAAAGGGGATGATTTTCTTACATATCTGCTCTTTGCTCCTTCACTGTTATGGCGGGAGAGGGCATTGCGGCCTGAACAGTTTTACCGTTTGATGAACGTTTTAAAAGTTTTGGAAAACTCGATTCAGAAAAAGGGCCATGCCAATTTGCAGCATCAATTACGACAAGAGTTTTCAGGGATATTCTCGCTTCCATTATGGAACGCTGAGGTGAGCTGGACTTGAGAAGTCTAATGAGCGATTAAAAAATTACGCCAAGAAACAAGATTATACGTCTGTTTCTTGGCGTTTCTTTTTTATGCGTAAACTTCAGTATACTTAGCTGTCAGATACTGAATGTAGGGGTCTGCCGTAAAGGGCTTTTTACCGATATTTTCTAGAAGTTCAGGTCCGTCAAATTGCCTGCCATATTGGTGGACATTTTTTGCCATCCATTCATTGATGAAAGCAAGCTGACCGCCTGCCAGCCTAGCCTCCCAGTCAGGTGTTTGGGCGGTGAAAGCTTCAAGCATATATGCAGCGTAGGCATTACCCATCAGATAGGTGGGGAAATATCCAAACCCGCAAAAGGCCCAATGTACATCTTGAAGGCATCCCATGCTATCATCTGGAGGTGTGATGCCTAGCAATTCTTTCATTTTACTATTCCAGACTTCAGGTACATCTTTAACTTTCAATTGATTGTTGATAAGGGCCTGCTCGATCTCAAAACGGAGAATGATGTGGAGGGGGTAGGTGAGTTCATCCGCTTCCACTCTAATAAAGCTCGGTTTAACTTTATTGACCGCTTTCCAAAAATCCTCTAGCTGGATGCCGTCTAGCTGAGGCGAATATTCCTTTTGTAGGACAGGAAGGTAATATTTCCAGAAGGGTTTGCTTAAACCTATGCAGCATTCCCACCACCGGGACTGGCTTTCATGGACAGCCATGGAGATAGCTTCTCCTAACGGAGTACCCGCTTTATCCACAGGAAGCTGCAGGGCGTAAAGTGCGTGTCCTCCCTCATGCAGTACAACTTTAAGATTGCTCATGAAGTCATTGATTTGAATGCGAGTGGTGACACGGCAATCGTTTGCGCCAATATATTGGCAGAAGGGATGCGTAGTTTTGCTTAAATTACCTTTACTAAAATTATATCCCATTTCTTCTAAAATGGTCTTACCCATTTTTAGTTGTTTATCTTCTGAAACAGGGTTTTCAAGAAATTTAGTATTTAATTGTGGACGTTCTGTAATATTTTTAAGCAGTTCGACAAGAGGCTGTTTGATAGAATCAAATAACTCAGTTGTCGAAGCTGTCGTTGCTCCCGGTTCAAATTGATCTATGAGGGCGTCATAGGGATTGTCTTTAAAGCCTAAGAACTCTGCTTGACGTTGGGCCATCTCTACTAAAGTTTCTAGGTAGGGAGCGAATTTATTAAAGTTTTTTTCTTTTCTTGCTTCCTTCCAAGCTTCCAATGAATGGGAAGTGAGTTTGGCCAACTCTTCTACAAACCAGCCCGGAAGGGCTACAGATTTTTTGTAGTCTCTTCTCCAACGGATGAGGGCAGCTTGTTGGTCGACAGGCAGGTTTGTCGCTTTTACTTCGCCGGTTTCGATACTTATTAGAGCTTCAATAGCAGATTTAAGCTCCGTTGATGTGGATGCGTTATGCACTAGGGAAGCGATAGTTTTATGCTGCTCCGCTCTGAATTCAGCTCCTTGAGGAGGCATATATGTTTCCTGATCCCAGTGTAGCAGAGCTTCGACACCACGAAGCACATACTTGTTTTGCGAAGCTTTGACAAGGTTTTGGTAATCTTCTTTACTATCCATATTATGCTAGTCTAGTTTGGAGATGTTGTTCTAGTTTTATTGAGTCTGCAGCGAAGCGGCGGATTCCGTCAGCAAGTTTTTCTGTTGCCATTGGGTCTTCGTTCAGAAGATAGCGGAATGTATTTTCGTCGGTTCCGATCTTATCGGATCCTAAGCTAGCGGCTTTAGCGGTGTCGAGTTTGCGTTCAAGGTCTCCGGTCAGCTTTTCCAATTCTTCTAACAATTGAGGGGCAATGGTTAAAAGGTCGCATCCGGCAAGTTCTAAAATCTCATCCACATTGCGGAAGCTTGCACCCATCACTTGTGTTTTATAGCCGTTCTTTTTGAGATAGTAATAGATTTGTCTTACTGAGATTACCCCAGGATCTTCGCTAGGTGCAAAAGAGGCGATTCCACGGCGTTCTTTATGCCAGTCTA is drawn from Parachlamydiales bacterium and contains these coding sequences:
- a CDS encoding carboxypeptidase M32, which translates into the protein MDSKEDYQNLVKASQNKYVLRGVEALLHWDQETYMPPQGAEFRAEQHKTIASLVHNASTSTELKSAIEALISIETGEVKATNLPVDQQAALIRWRRDYKKSVALPGWFVEELAKLTSHSLEAWKEARKEKNFNKFAPYLETLVEMAQRQAEFLGFKDNPYDALIDQFEPGATTASTTELFDSIKQPLVELLKNITERPQLNTKFLENPVSEDKQLKMGKTILEEMGYNFSKGNLSKTTHPFCQYIGANDCRVTTRIQINDFMSNLKVVLHEGGHALYALQLPVDKAGTPLGEAISMAVHESQSRWWECCIGLSKPFWKYYLPVLQKEYSPQLDGIQLEDFWKAVNKVKPSFIRVEADELTYPLHIILRFEIEQALINNQLKVKDVPEVWNSKMKELLGITPPDDSMGCLQDVHWAFCGFGYFPTYLMGNAYAAYMLEAFTAQTPDWEARLAGGQLAFINEWMAKNVHQYGRQFDGPELLENIGKKPFTADPYIQYLTAKYTEVYA